The following coding sequences are from one Musa acuminata AAA Group cultivar baxijiao chromosome BXJ1-6, Cavendish_Baxijiao_AAA, whole genome shotgun sequence window:
- the LOC135677616 gene encoding LOB domain-containing protein 36-like: MSSNSPCAACKFLRRKCTPGCVFAPYFPPDQPTKFVYVHRVFGASNVAKLLSELTPAQREDAANSLAYEAEARLRDPVYGCVGYISLLQHKLKQVQHDLYNAKKDLAAYIGPAAFGPFLLPPHHPHQYQQQQHLQGPSPSSTATYGAPGMGMGMGLGLAPTQPSTSHHPQILMREPQQQSPQQIAEAQQMAMAVAAAREQEMMRNYDQQQELARFNAGFPDGGRDYNQIGDGTMAAMPVAPSSGLGLVPAQPFDGSFAVNQMQPPPPPQQQHQRARSDDGRSGIGPST, encoded by the coding sequence ATGTCATCGAACTCGCCGTGCGCCGCGTGCAAGTTCTTGCGGCGGAAGTGCACGCCGGGATGCGTGTTTGCACCGTACTTTCCGCCGGACCAGCCGACGAAGTTCGTGTACGTGCACCGGGTGTTTGGGGCGAGCAACGTCGCAAAGCTTCTCAGTGAGCTGACGCCCGCGCAGCGGGAGGACGCGGCCAATTCGCTGGCCTATGAGGCGGAGGCGCGGCTGCGTGACCCGGTCTATGGCTGTGTAGGCTACATCTCTCTTCTGCAGCACAAGCTCAAGCAGGTCCAACATGATCTTTACAACGCCAAGAAAGATCTCGCCGCCTACATCGGCCCCGCTGCATTCGGCCCCTTCCTGCTCCCTCCCCACCACCCGCACCagtaccagcagcagcagcacctccAAGGCCCCTCTCCCTCCTCCACGGCGACCTACGGCGCGCCGGGAATGGGGATGGGAATGGGGCTCGGCCTCGCTCCAACACAACCGAGCACGTCGCACCACCCGCAGATCTTGATGCGTGAACCGCAGCAGCAGTCGCCGCAGCAGATAGCGGAGGCGCAACAAATGGCCATGGCTGTGGCTGCAGCCAGGGAGCAGGAGATGATGAGGAACTACGACCAACAGCAGGAACTGGCGAGATTCAACGCCGGGTTTCCCGATGGTGGCAGAGATTACAACCAGATCGGTGATGGCACCATGGCCGCCATGCCGGTAGCTCCCTCTTCCGGGCTGGGCTTGGTTCCGGCACAGCCCTTCGATGGGTCATTCGCGGTCAACCAGatgcagccgccgccgccgccgcagcagcagcaCCAGAGAGCCAGGAGCGACGACGGGAGGAGTGGAATCGGTCCCTCGACTTGA
- the LOC135675596 gene encoding uncharacterized protein At2g34160-like, which yields MEEIAEGVNNLHIAAPDSYKNNRIQVSNTKKPLFFYVNLAKRYMQQHNEVELSALGMAIATVVTIAEILKNNGLAVEKKITTSTVDVKDESRGWPIQKAKIEILLGKTENFDELMAAAAEGDNKEQS from the exons ATGGAGGAGATCGCGGAGGGTGTGAACAACCTCCACATCGCTGCCCCCGATTCCTACAAGAACAACAGGATACAGGTGTCGAACACCAAGAAGCCCCTCTTCTTCTACGTCAACCTCGCCAAG AGGTATATGCAGCAACACAATGAAGTTGAACTGTCAGCTCTTGGAATGG CAATTGCAACTGTTGTCACCATTGCGGAAATTCTGAAAAACAATGGTCTTGCTGTTGAGAAGA AGATTACAACGTCCACAGTTGATGTGAAAGATGAATCCAGGGGCTGGCCCATCCAAAAAGCAAAG ATCGAGATATTGCTGGGAAAGACTGAAAACTTCGATGAATTAATGGCTGCAGCAGCTGAGGGGGATAATAAGGAACAAAGCTGA
- the LOC135675595 gene encoding peptide chain release factor 1, mitochondrial-like isoform X1, whose protein sequence is MRNLGFQWGRNLVRRYYQRYDFLISSSSIPVCHLHPLQPSIVRGLFLSAQQAYSTESHSELPVDLLRIMEQRMIAIEQRSCYLQEQINQATVSAVDYSRANKELRKLGSSMELIKELRTKEKEIDGLKSVMSDCVEDKDMWNMADEELVQALVEERRLQHLLLKSLLPKDDADERDCILEVRAGTGGEEASLFAMDIFKMYEKYSQKRGWKFDVIDIMESDLKGYKEASGTISGPGAYGRLKFESGVHRVQRVPVTEKSGRVHTSAVSIAILPQADEVDVQLRNEDLKIDTYRSGGSGGQSVNTTNSAVRIMHIPTGITVAIQDERSQHMNKAKALKVLRARLYEMERSRLQRSRSKLRAEQIGSGDRSERIRTYNFPQGRVTDHRVGITHHSIEDVMGGESLDMFVDALLLQEEMDAIASFGTQ, encoded by the exons ATGAGAAACTTGGGTTTCCAATGGGGAAGGAACCTTGTTCGAAGGTACTACCAGAGATATGATTTTCTCATCTCCTCTTCTTCAATCCCGGTTTGCCACTTGCATCCTTTGCAACCTTCTATAGTCAGAGGGTTATTTCTATCAGCCCAACAAGCATACTCCACTG AATCACATTCTGAGCTTCCAGTTGACCTCCTGAGGATTATGGAACAGAGAATGATAGCAATTGAACAGAGAAGTTGCTACCTTCAAGAGCAAATTAACCAG GCAACGGTCTCTGCAGTTGATTATTCAAGAGCTAATAAAGAGCTTCGAAAACTTGGAAGCTCGATGGAATTAATAAAGGAGCTAAGAACCAAAGAGAAG GAGATTGATGGTCTTAAATCAGTGATGTCTGACTGTGTTGAAGACAAAGACATGTGGAACATGGCTGATGAGGAATTAGTTCAAGCTTTAGTGGAGGAGAGAAGATTGCAACATTTACTTCTTAAATCATTGCTTCCAAAGGATGATGCTGATGAGAGAGATTGCATATTGGAGGTGAGAGCAG GGACTGGTGGTGAAGAAGCCTCATTGTTTGCAATGGACATATTCAAAAT GTATGAAAAATACTCGCAAAAGAggggctggaaatttgatgtTATAGACATTATGGAGTCTGATTTAAAAGGATATAAG GAAGCTAGTGGAACAATATCTGGACCTGGTGCATATGGTAGACTGAAATTTGAGAGTGGGGTTCACAGAGTTCAG AGAGTTCCAGTGACAGAGAAATCTGGTCGTGTGCATACGAGTGCAGTATCCATTGCTATACTTCCTCAGGCTGATGAG GTCGATGTCCAGCTTCGAAATGAAGACTTGAAGATTGATACTTATAGATCTGGTGGTTCTGGAGGTCAATCTGTAAACACCACAAACAGTGCCGTCAGGATTATGCATATTCCAACGGGAATTACTGTTGCAATACAAGATGAAAGATCACAACACATG AACAAAGCTAAAGCGCTCAAAGTATTGCGCGCAAGGCTGTATGAAATGGAGAGGTCTAGACTTCAAAGGAGCAGATCAAAACTTCGGGCAGAGCAG ATTGGAAGTGGTGACAGGTCTGAGCGGATCCGGACATACAATTTTCCTCAGGGTCGAGTCACCGATCACCGTGTTGGGATCACCCATCACTCGATAGAGGATGTCATGGGGGGAGAGAGCCTAGACATGTTCGTCGATGCTCTTCTTTTGCAAGAGGAGATGGATGCCATTGCCTCGTTTGGCACTCAGTGA
- the LOC135677618 gene encoding myb family transcription factor EFM-like, with protein sequence MGSAAADASLELRLFAARSVTRSLKEAPAMEKGDGRKAKLEEYVTRLEEEKKKIEAFQRELPHSMHLLTDVIDGLKKELGECKMGESCARVLGEFMPKKSKFEEKGGVNPEADCKEKRNWMSSAQLWSDNSNRSNYEENENEKEVLGERGEELSRPRKKESLHLESKSLSGGSAFVPFKAPPALSASTKKQEKPSITLPDLLLQASAMDNGNLTPAAVAEGRLVGDPVSEGIGRAPALATANDRISSQTQQQQPRKVRRCWSPDLHRRFLVALRLLGGAHVATPRQIRGLMEEDGLTNDEVKSHLQKYRLRMTSSSNAKNRPAAIGGGGWVHEEQHSASLQQSVPQSGSPESPLRLPVASTTGDSCEEEDRKSESHNCV encoded by the exons ATGGGCTCGGCGGCGGCAGATGCCAGTTTGGAATTGAGGCTGTTCGCCGCAAGAAGCGTCACCCGTTCACTGAAGGAGGCGCCGGCGATGGAGAAGGGGGATGGGAGGAAGGCGAAGCTGGAGGAGTATGTAACGAGgttggaggaagagaagaagaagatcgAAGCTTTCCAACGGGAGCTTCCTCACTCCATGCATCTGCTCACCGATG TGATCGATGGGTTGAAGAAGGAGCTCGGGGAATGCAAGATGGGCGAGAGTTGTGCGCGTGTCTTAGGAGAATTCATGCCCAAAAAGAGCAAATTCGAAGAGAAGGGAGGGGTAAATCCGGAAGCAGACTGCAAGGAGAAGAGGAATTGGATGAGTTCCGCCCAGCTCTGGAGCGATAACTCCAACAGAAGCAATTACGAGGAGAATGAAAATGAGAAGGAAGTCCTGGGAGAG AGAGGCGAGGAGCTCAGTCGCCCAAGGAAGAAGGAGAGCTTGCACTTGGAGTCCAAGAGTCTGAGTGGTGGCAGCGCATTTGTGCCGTTCAAAGCCCCGCCGGCCCTGTCAGCCAGCACAAAGAAGCAGGAGAAGCCTTCCATCACTCTGCCAGACCTGCTGCTTCAGGCGTCTGCCATGGACAACGGAAATCTCACTCCTGCTGCCGTCGCTGAGGGCCGCCTCGTCGGTGACCCAGTCTCAGAGGGCATCGGTAGAGCCCCAGCTCTGGCGACGGCCAACGACCGCATAAGCTCGCAGACCCAGCAGCAGCAGCCGAGAAAAGTGAGGCGGTGCTGGTCACCGGATCTGCATCGCCGATTCCTCGTCGCTCTTCGGCTGCTGGGCGGTGCTCATG TGGCTACTCCCAGGCAGATCAGAGGACTGATGGAGGAGGATGGCCTCACCAATGATGAAGTGAAAAGCCATCTCCAG AAATATCGACTGCGGATGACTAGTTCTTCGAATGCTAAGAATCGACCCGCTGCAATAGGAGGAGGTGGATGGGTTCACGAAGAGCAGCATAGTGCTTCCTTGCAGCAGAGCGTTCCTCAGTCTGGTTCTCCAGAGAGTCCTCTTCGGCTACCTGTGGCTTCGACTACTGGAGATAGCTGCGAGGAAGAAGATAGGAAATCGGAGAGCCATAATTGCGTCTGA
- the LOC135675597 gene encoding uncharacterized protein LOC135675597: MDKKKVAVPLVCHGHSRPVVDLFYSPVTPDGFFLISASKDASPMLRNGETGDWIGTFEGHKGAVWSCCLDTNALRAASGSADFSAKIWDAIIGTELHSFEHKHIVRACAFSEDTHLLLTGGIEKILRTFDLNRPDAPAREIDKSPGSIRTVAWLHSDQTILSSCTDIGGVRLWDVRSGKIVQTLETKSPVTSAEVSQDGRYITTADGSSVKFWDANHFGLVKSYNMPCTVESASLEPKDGNKFVAGGEDMWVHVFDFHTGIEIACNKGHHGPVHCVRFSPGGESYASGSEDGTIRIWQMGPTATDDNYGTNGPTGKAKVGVNEVSHKIEGFHITKDGPSEKSTVT; this comes from the exons ATGGACAAGAAGAAGGTGGCCGTTCCTCTTGTGTGCCACGGCCACTCCCGGCCGGTTGTCGATTTGTTCTACAGCCCCGTTACGCCGGACGGGTTTTTCCTCATCAGCGCGAGCAAGG ATGCAAGTCCAATGCTGAGAAATGGTGAGACTGGAGATTGGATTGGAACTTTTGAAGGGCACAAAGGCGCAGTCTGGAGCTGTTGCCTCGATACCAATGCTTTACGTGCTGCTAGTGGATCAGCTGATTTTTCAGC AAAAATATGGGATGCCATAATTGGGACTGAATTGCACTCCTTTGAGCATAAGCACATAGTCCGAGCATGTGCTTTCTCTGAG GATACACACCTGTTGCTGACAGGTGGGATTGAGAAAATTTTACGAACATTTGATTTGAACCGTCCAGATGCACCTGCACGAGAAATTGATAAGTCACCTGGTTCGATTAGAACTGTCGCTTGGCTTCATAGCGACCAGACAATTTTAAGTTCCTGCACTGATATCGGAGGTGTGAG GTTGTGGGATGTAAGAAGTGGAAAAATTGTGCAAACACTTGAAACCAAGTCACCTGTTACCAGTGCTGAAGTTAGTCAAGATGGTCGTTACATTACTACTGCTGATGGCTCTAGTGTCAAATTCTGGGATGCAAATCA TTTTGGACTTGTAAAGAGCTACAACATGCCATGCACTGTGGAATCAGCATCCCTGGAACCCAAGGATGGGAACAAATTCGTTGCTGGAGGAGAGGACATGTGGGTTCACGTCTTTGATTTCCACACTGGCATAGAAATCG CTTGTAACAAAGGTCACCATGGACCGGTTCACTGTGTGCGCTTCTCCCCGGGTGGTGAGTCATATGCCTCTGGATCCGAGGATGGGACCATCAGAATTTGGCAGATGGGTCCAACCGCAACAGATGATAATTATGGCACAAATGGGCCAACCGGGAAAGCAAAAGTTGGGGTCAACGAGGTTTCTCACAAGATTGAGGGCTTCCACATCACCAAGGATGGTCCCAGCGAGAAATCAACAGTTACCTGA
- the LOC135675595 gene encoding peptide chain release factor 1, mitochondrial-like isoform X2, producing the protein MELIKELRTKEKEIDGLKSVMSDCVEDKDMWNMADEELVQALVEERRLQHLLLKSLLPKDDADERDCILEVRAGTGGEEASLFAMDIFKMYEKYSQKRGWKFDVIDIMESDLKGYKEASGTISGPGAYGRLKFESGVHRVQRVPVTEKSGRVHTSAVSIAILPQADEVDVQLRNEDLKIDTYRSGGSGGQSVNTTNSAVRIMHIPTGITVAIQDERSQHMNKAKALKVLRARLYEMERSRLQRSRSKLRAEQIGSGDRSERIRTYNFPQGRVTDHRVGITHHSIEDVMGGESLDMFVDALLLQEEMDAIASFGTQ; encoded by the exons ATGGAATTAATAAAGGAGCTAAGAACCAAAGAGAAG GAGATTGATGGTCTTAAATCAGTGATGTCTGACTGTGTTGAAGACAAAGACATGTGGAACATGGCTGATGAGGAATTAGTTCAAGCTTTAGTGGAGGAGAGAAGATTGCAACATTTACTTCTTAAATCATTGCTTCCAAAGGATGATGCTGATGAGAGAGATTGCATATTGGAGGTGAGAGCAG GGACTGGTGGTGAAGAAGCCTCATTGTTTGCAATGGACATATTCAAAAT GTATGAAAAATACTCGCAAAAGAggggctggaaatttgatgtTATAGACATTATGGAGTCTGATTTAAAAGGATATAAG GAAGCTAGTGGAACAATATCTGGACCTGGTGCATATGGTAGACTGAAATTTGAGAGTGGGGTTCACAGAGTTCAG AGAGTTCCAGTGACAGAGAAATCTGGTCGTGTGCATACGAGTGCAGTATCCATTGCTATACTTCCTCAGGCTGATGAG GTCGATGTCCAGCTTCGAAATGAAGACTTGAAGATTGATACTTATAGATCTGGTGGTTCTGGAGGTCAATCTGTAAACACCACAAACAGTGCCGTCAGGATTATGCATATTCCAACGGGAATTACTGTTGCAATACAAGATGAAAGATCACAACACATG AACAAAGCTAAAGCGCTCAAAGTATTGCGCGCAAGGCTGTATGAAATGGAGAGGTCTAGACTTCAAAGGAGCAGATCAAAACTTCGGGCAGAGCAG ATTGGAAGTGGTGACAGGTCTGAGCGGATCCGGACATACAATTTTCCTCAGGGTCGAGTCACCGATCACCGTGTTGGGATCACCCATCACTCGATAGAGGATGTCATGGGGGGAGAGAGCCTAGACATGTTCGTCGATGCTCTTCTTTTGCAAGAGGAGATGGATGCCATTGCCTCGTTTGGCACTCAGTGA